A single genomic interval of Streptococcus oralis subsp. dentisani harbors:
- a CDS encoding LacI family DNA-binding transcriptional regulator yields MPVTIKDVAKAAGVSPSTVTRVIQNKSTISDETKKRVRKAMKELNYHPNLNARSLVSSYTQVIGLVLPDDSDAFYQNPFFPSVLRGIAQVASENHYAIQIATGKDEKERLNAISQMVYGKRVDGLIFLYAQEEDPLVKLVAEEQFPFLILGKSLSPFIPLVDNDNVQAGFDATEYFIKKGCSRIAFIGGTKKLFVTQDRLKGYELALKQHQLSIDTNLTYFANEFLEEKGYQFSKLLFKHDPQIDAIITTDSLLAEGVCDYISKHQLNVPVLSFDSVNPRLDLVAYVDINSLELGRTSFETILQIINDTKNNRQICYRQLIAHKIIEK; encoded by the coding sequence ATGCCCGTTACGATTAAAGATGTGGCCAAGGCTGCAGGTGTCTCACCTTCAACCGTAACCCGCGTTATTCAAAACAAATCAACGATTAGTGATGAAACCAAAAAACGAGTTCGCAAGGCAATGAAGGAACTCAACTACCATCCCAATCTCAATGCTCGTAGCCTAGTTAGCAGCTATACTCAAGTTATTGGTTTGGTATTGCCTGACGACTCGGATGCCTTCTACCAAAATCCTTTCTTCCCATCTGTCCTACGAGGAATCGCCCAAGTCGCATCTGAAAACCACTATGCTATTCAGATCGCAACTGGTAAAGATGAGAAGGAGCGTCTCAATGCCATTTCTCAAATGGTCTATGGGAAACGTGTCGATGGTCTAATCTTCCTCTACGCTCAGGAAGAAGATCCACTAGTGAAGCTCGTAGCGGAAGAACAGTTCCCTTTCCTCATCCTTGGAAAATCCCTCTCACCCTTTATCCCACTTGTCGACAATGACAATGTCCAAGCCGGTTTTGATGCAACTGAGTATTTCATCAAAAAGGGCTGTAGCAGAATTGCCTTTATCGGAGGAACCAAGAAACTTTTCGTTACACAAGACCGTCTAAAAGGTTACGAATTGGCACTCAAACAACACCAACTTTCGATTGATACTAACCTGACTTACTTTGCAAATGAATTTCTAGAAGAAAAAGGGTATCAATTCAGCAAACTCCTATTTAAGCACGATCCGCAGATTGATGCCATCATCACAACCGACAGCCTTCTAGCTGAGGGGGTTTGCGACTACATCAGTAAACACCAATTAAATGTTCCCGTCTTGAGTTTCGACTCTGTCAATCCTCGACTCGACCTAGTAGCCTATGTCGACATCAACAGTCTTGAACTTGGACGAACATCATTTGAAACGATTTTACAGATTATCAATGACACGAAAAATAATAGACAGATTTGTTACCGTCAGTTGATTGCCCACAAAATTATCGAAAAATAA
- a CDS encoding DUF1189 domain-containing protein, giving the protein MLPYPFSYFTSIWGFRKPLSKRFGLNWFQLLFTSIFLISLSMVPIAIQNSSQETYPLDTFIDNVYTPLTDEAIMDLSENAQIVDGKLSYAGTKNQQASLLIGPSPSKELPKDLQLHFDTEELIISKESKELTRIRYHAIQTESFQSKEALTQAISKDWYQQNRVYISLFLVLGASFLFGLNFFIVSLGASLLLYITKKSRLFSFRSFKECYHFILNCLGLPTLITLVLGLFGQNITTLITVQNILFVLYLVTIFYKTHYRDPDYHK; this is encoded by the coding sequence ATGCTTCCATATCCATTCTCGTATTTTACTAGTATCTGGGGATTTCGTAAGCCCCTGTCAAAACGTTTCGGACTCAACTGGTTTCAACTCCTCTTTACTAGCATTTTCCTCATCAGCTTGTCTATGGTTCCAATTGCCATTCAAAACAGCTCACAGGAAACGTATCCATTGGATACGTTTATCGATAATGTCTACACACCCCTGACAGATGAAGCTATCATGGACTTGTCAGAGAATGCGCAGATAGTAGATGGAAAACTGAGCTATGCTGGAACTAAAAATCAGCAAGCTTCTCTTCTGATTGGTCCGAGCCCAAGCAAGGAATTGCCAAAGGATTTGCAACTTCATTTTGATACTGAAGAACTCATCATCAGCAAGGAAAGCAAGGAACTGACTCGTATTCGCTACCACGCCATTCAAACGGAGAGTTTCCAGAGTAAGGAAGCTTTAACCCAAGCTATTTCTAAAGACTGGTACCAACAGAACCGTGTCTATATCAGTCTCTTTCTCGTCCTTGGTGCTAGCTTCCTCTTTGGATTGAATTTCTTCATTGTCTCTCTTGGAGCTAGTCTTCTCCTTTATATTACCAAAAAATCACGCCTCTTTTCATTTAGGAGCTTTAAAGAGTGCTACCATTTTATCTTGAACTGTTTAGGATTGCCAACTTTGATTACGCTTGTTTTGGGACTTTTTGGCCAAAATATAACAACCCTTATCACTGTACAAAACATTCTTTTTGTTCTTTATCTGGTCACCATCTTTTATAAAACACATTACCGCGATCCAGATTATCATAAATAG
- a CDS encoding sugar ABC transporter permease has translation MNNSIKLKRRLTQTLTYLYLIGLSIVIIYPLLITIMSAFKAGNVAAFKLDTNIDFNFDNFKGLFTETLYGTWYLNTLIIAFITMAVQTSIIVLAGYAYSRYNFLARKQSLVFFLIIQMVPTMAALTAFFVMALMLNALNHSWFLIFLYVGGGIPMNAWLMKGYFDTVPMSLDESAKLDGAGHFRRFWQIVLPLVRPMVAVQALWAFMGPFGDYILSSFLLREKEYFTVAVGLQTFVSNVKNMKIAYFSAGAILIALPICILFFFLQKNFVSGLTSGGDKG, from the coding sequence ATGAATAACTCAATCAAACTCAAACGTAGACTGACTCAAACCCTCACTTACCTCTACTTGATTGGCCTATCAATCGTGATCATCTACCCACTTTTGATCACCATCATGTCCGCCTTCAAAGCAGGTAACGTCGCAGCCTTTAAACTAGATACTAACATCGACTTCAATTTTGATAACTTTAAAGGGCTCTTCACCGAAACCTTGTATGGCACTTGGTACCTTAATACTTTGATTATTGCCTTTATCACAATGGCTGTTCAAACAAGTATCATCGTACTTGCAGGTTACGCCTACAGTCGTTACAACTTCTTGGCTCGTAAGCAAAGTTTGGTCTTCTTCTTGATCATCCAAATGGTGCCAACTATGGCCGCTTTGACAGCCTTCTTCGTTATGGCTCTTATGTTGAACGCCCTTAACCATAGCTGGTTCCTTATCTTCCTCTACGTCGGTGGAGGTATTCCGATGAATGCTTGGCTCATGAAAGGCTACTTCGATACTGTGCCAATGTCTCTAGACGAATCTGCAAAACTAGATGGGGCTGGACACTTCCGCCGCTTCTGGCAAATTGTTCTCCCACTCGTTCGCCCAATGGTGGCTGTACAAGCTCTATGGGCCTTCATGGGACCTTTCGGAGACTACATTCTCTCTAGTTTCTTGCTTCGTGAGAAAGAATACTTTACTGTTGCCGTTGGTCTCCAAACCTTCGTTAGCAATGTGAAAAACATGAAGATCGCCTACTTCTCAGCAGGTGCTATCCTCATCGCCCTTCCAATCTGTATTCTCTTCTTCTTCCTACAAAAGAACTTTGTTTCAGGACTTACAAGTGGTGGCGACAAGGGATAA